The DNA region CGATGGGAATTTTTAACGCCAAGCCGCAAAGTCGCCAGGGCGCAAAGAAAAACCTGTTCATTTCTTGGCGGCTTCGCGTCCTTGCGTCCTTGCGTTAAGGGTTTTCACATCAAACCTTATCAGGAATAACATTATGACGCTCCCCAACCGCGTCCTCGCGATGGGAATTTTTAACGCCAAGCCGCAAAGTTGCCAGGGCGCAAAGAAAAACCTGTTCATTTCTTGGCGGCTTCGCGTCCTTGCGTCAAGGGTTTTCACATTCAATCTTGTAGAGCCGGAAAAAAATCTGCGTTCATCTGCGCGCTTTGCGCCCGCGTCCTATTTCACGTTCAAGCCGGGAGACCCTCAAAAACTTTGGCGGGCACTCCATTCCCCAAAACAACTACCGGGCGAACAAAAACTGTCGTAGAATCCTCCTCGCAAGCCAAAGCGCGGCTTCCTCACCCTCGCATACCACCGGAAGGCCACCCTAATGAAAGCCCACGCTCCCCTCCCCAAAATCACCCTCTCCATGATCCACGCCGGCGCCGAGCCGCAAAGCTTTCAGCGCGGCGAGGCCTATTACGAAGACGGCGCCATCTCCAACACCAGCCTCCGGGGCAACGTGCTGATGGGCGACTGCGCCGGAACTTCTGCGCCCTATTACCGGGTGCAAGTAATGTTGGACGAGGCCGGTATCGAAGACGCCACCTGCACCTGTCCTTACGAGTTCGGCGGCTACTGCAAGCACATCGTCGCCCTCTTGCTCACCTACGTCCACCACCCCAAACGCTTTGCCGTTCGTAAGGAACCAGACGAGTTGCTGGCCGATCTCTCGCGTGATGATCTGGCCGCGCTCCTGACCAATCTTTTGCGCGAGCGACCTGAGCTTTACGATCGGGTCGAGGCCGCCCTGGCCGTTCCGGCAACCAAAGGCAAGGCGGCCAAAACGAAACGCAAAAAGGTGGACGCCGACATTTATCGCCGCCAGATCGCTGGCATCATGCACAGCCTCGATGGAATGAGAATGTCGGAAGCGTACTGGCACGTGGGGGGCCTTGCCAACGAATTGCGCCAGGTAGTGGACTCGGCCATGAAGTTTCTCGACGCCGGGGACGCCGACACGGCCCTGGCCATCCTCCTCACCCTCCTCGAAGAATCCAGCCGGGGCATTGAGTACCTCGACGACTCGAATGGCGAACTGGGCGATTTTGTCGGCGAGTTGGGCCAGCCGCTGGCTGAAGCCGTTCTGAGCCTGGACTTGAGCGCCGTCGAGAGAACCAAGCTGGCCGACAAGCTGACCAAACTCGTTAATTACGCCGCCAGTTACGGAATGGACGGCAACTTGCATATTGCCATTCAGGCCGCGAAGCGTGGCTGGGATGACTTCCCTTCAGACACAACGTCCAAACACCGGGCCGCCGACGAGGATGAATATGACGACGAGTGGGACGACGAATCGGAAGACGACGATTGGGAAGATGAAGAGGGCGAGTATGAAGCGAATGACGGAGGCTGGCCGGGGTCGCCGCCGCGCGGCGATCTCACCGAAGCCAAGCTGAACGTGCTACAACGCCAGGGCCGCACCGACGAATATCTGGCGGTGTGCCAGAAAGCCAATCGCCACTTGCGTTACGCGATCAAGTTGTGCGAACTCAAGCGCCTGCCTGAAGCCATGAAATATGCCGGGAAGCATCTGGAGTTTGCCGACGAAGCTCAACAAATGGCCGAGCAATTGCGCGCTTCCAAACACATTGACGAAGCGATTGAAATCGGCGAACGCGGCCTGAAGTTGAAAGGCTCAAAGGTCAGATTGGGCGAATGGCTGGGGCCGGTGGAGGAGGCGCAGGGGCGAAACAAACAGGCGTTGGAGGCGTGGCTGGCGGCCTTCCCGGAGAATCCCTCTCTCGAAAAATACAAAACCATCAAACAACTCGCCGGGACACGATGGGCTAAATTGCGCGATGAAGTCATCCAACAGACACGCAAAGGTTATAACACACAAGTGCTGGCCGAAGTTTTCCTGTTTGAAGAAGAATGGGATGAGGCGATCAAAGTGGCCGAAGGGCGGGATGTCTGGTATCCGGTTGTGGAAGCAGTGGCCGACGGGGTGATCGAGCACCGGCCAGAGTGGGTGGCCCGAGCCGGCGTCAAACATGCGGAACGGCTGATGACCGAACCCAAAAGCAAGAATTATCCATTTGCCGCCGGGTGGCTCAAACGGGCCAAGAAGGCTTACCAACATCTGGGGCAAACACAGGAATGGAAATCTTATTTGCAGAAGTTGAAGGAGAAGTACAGCCGGCGGCCGGCTTTGATGAGTCACCTGAAGCGACTGTAGAGGAAACGGCACTACCTCAGGCGGGCCGAACGAGTCGGCGTTGAGCGGTTGCAAATAGAGTCTTCTTCTGGCGCTTGCGGCCATTGAGATGCGTTCGGCGCACTCGCTCAAAAGCAGTCAGGGTCTTTCAAAAATTAGAAAGAGCCTGACTGCTTTTTGGTTTAACGGCTCTTCCGGGTTTAACGGGATTTTTTAACGCAAAGCCGCAAAGTTGCCAGGGCCCAAAGAAAAACCCATTTGTTTCTTGGCGGCTTTGCGCCTTAGCGTTAAGGGTTTCACACTCAATCTGGTAGAGCCGGTTTAACGATTGTGCAAGTGACTAGTTCTTTCAACGACAAGAACTATTACATTGTCACCTCTTCCATCACATCCATAACTTTCCTTGTCAATTGAGCGACTCTTTTTCTAAGGCGCTTGAAATTTAATGTGCCTGCATCGTCCAAGCCGCGTTCATCATCAGTCGCATTCCGTCTAAATCAATACACAAAGCCGTCGCTTTTCTGTACGATGAGGCTCATCAAACCATGAACAAATCACTCAACCTTAAACTCTCAAGCGCC from Chloroflexota bacterium includes:
- a CDS encoding SWIM zinc finger family protein, which encodes MKAHAPLPKITLSMIHAGAEPQSFQRGEAYYEDGAISNTSLRGNVLMGDCAGTSAPYYRVQVMLDEAGIEDATCTCPYEFGGYCKHIVALLLTYVHHPKRFAVRKEPDELLADLSRDDLAALLTNLLRERPELYDRVEAALAVPATKGKAAKTKRKKVDADIYRRQIAGIMHSLDGMRMSEAYWHVGGLANELRQVVDSAMKFLDAGDADTALAILLTLLEESSRGIEYLDDSNGELGDFVGELGQPLAEAVLSLDLSAVERTKLADKLTKLVNYAASYGMDGNLHIAIQAAKRGWDDFPSDTTSKHRAADEDEYDDEWDDESEDDDWEDEEGEYEANDGGWPGSPPRGDLTEAKLNVLQRQGRTDEYLAVCQKANRHLRYAIKLCELKRLPEAMKYAGKHLEFADEAQQMAEQLRASKHIDEAIEIGERGLKLKGSKVRLGEWLGPVEEAQGRNKQALEAWLAAFPENPSLEKYKTIKQLAGTRWAKLRDEVIQQTRKGYNTQVLAEVFLFEEEWDEAIKVAEGRDVWYPVVEAVADGVIEHRPEWVARAGVKHAERLMTEPKSKNYPFAAGWLKRAKKAYQHLGQTQEWKSYLQKLKEKYSRRPALMSHLKRL